Sequence from the Corallococcus sp. EGB genome:
TTCGACGCGAAGGGGCCGCTGCCGGAGTTCCTGGAGCGGTTGCCGCAGGCGGATGAGATCTTCCAGAAGCGGGTGGACGGATACCGGAAGGAAGGCAAGGTGCTGCGCTACGTGGGCAGCGTGGGACCGGAGGGCGTGCGCGTGGGCCTGGTGCCGGTGCCACTGGAGCATCCGTTGGCGGCGGTGAAGGGCGGAGAGAACGCGCTCAGCTTCCTGTCGGAGCGGTACAGCCCCACGCCGCTGGTGATTCGGGGGTATGGCGCGGGCGCGGCGGTGACTGCGGCGGGCGTGCTGGCGGATGTGTTGCGATTGGTGGAGGGGCCGTTGCCCTGAGCGTCGATGTTAGGCTTTTCCGCCATGAGGAAGAGCCTGACGTTCTGTGTGCTGTTGCTGTGGATGGCGGCGTGCGCTTCCAGCACGCCGCTCCAGCAGCGGTGGGATGACGCCGAAGCGGAGTGTGGTGACGCGAGCGCGGATGCATGTGTGACCCTGGTCTGTGGGGACACGGCGTGCGGCTTCTTCCGATGCGAGGACGTGCCTGGGGAGGTGGTGCTGGCGCGCGGACTGCCACCCCGGCCGCCTCCTGTGGCGGTGGCTCCCGCGCCGGGAAGTGGGCCTCGGCGCAACTGGGGCGGCAGCATGGGGCTGCCGGGTGATGCGGAACCGGTGATGGTGTTCCCCTGGTACGGGACACCCAAGCCCGTGCCTCCTCAGCGGCAGTTACCGGCGGGGAAGTTCGAGAAGCACCACATCTTCCCGCAGGCCCCGGACCTGGCCCAGTGGTTCAAGGAGCGAGGCGTCGACATCCACCAGTACACGATCCCCATCCCCGTCCACGTCCACCGGCGCATCCACAGCAATGGGCCCAGCGGGGGCATGTGGAATGAAGCCTGGCGAGACTTCAAGGAACAGAATCGAGGCGCTTCGCCGCAAGATATCTTCCGGCACGCCGGAGAACTCATTTATCGCTTCCAGCTTCTGGGCGGACCCATCCAGCAGTACCACTGAGCTTCGATCGAACCCACCAGCACATGTCCCTCTTCTACTGGATGCGCAACGACAAGGTGGCAACAGCGCGCTATAGCGCGGACTTCGACGCAGCACATAAGTGGGGACTGCCGGGTCTCAAGAACTGCCCGCAGTGTGGCGCAACTTGGTCTGAGGCAGGACACGAGTATCCGGCCGTGGATCTTTCGCTCATCCCCGAGCATCCGGAGTTTGAAGAGCCTCGACCTGAACCCCTTCACGAGTTCATGCGCCTTCAGGCCCTGGTACGTCCATTGGTCCCTCCACATGTCGAGCTCCCTCCCGGGACGAACTTCGGCCCCCTCGTAGGCCAAGCCTCCGGTCAGTTCGGTCCTTTCACGTGGCTGGGAAACTCGCTGATGCTCATCCGCCGCGACGCACTCGACGGACTCCTGGCTGCGGGCATCCGTGGGCTGATGGGCTGCAAGACGGAGCTTCGATTCCGCCAGAAGACGCCGCCGGACATCCTCGAGCTCCAGATCGAACCGCGCGGCCTGCTGCA
This genomic interval carries:
- a CDS encoding TIGR02269 family lipoprotein: MRKSLTFCVLLLWMAACASSTPLQQRWDDAEAECGDASADACVTLVCGDTACGFFRCEDVPGEVVLARGLPPRPPPVAVAPAPGSGPRRNWGGSMGLPGDAEPVMVFPWYGTPKPVPPQRQLPAGKFEKHHIFPQAPDLAQWFKERGVDIHQYTIPIPVHVHRRIHSNGPSGGMWNEAWRDFKEQNRGASPQDIFRHAGELIYRFQLLGGPIQQYH
- a CDS encoding double-CXXCG motif protein, which produces MSLFYWMRNDKVATARYSADFDAAHKWGLPGLKNCPQCGATWSEAGHEYPAVDLSLIPEHPEFEEPRPEPLHEFMRLQALVRPLVPPHVELPPGTNFGPLVGQASGQFGPFTWLGNSLMLIRRDALDGLLAAGIRGLMGCKTELRFRQKTPPDILELQIEPRGLLHRDCLPPDLEPPCPTCGRQAFRRPDDPILDGASLPTDRDLFRVGNFSTMIIGTDRFKDAVEQGGWTGISFRELPVR